In a genomic window of Cydia fagiglandana chromosome 8, ilCydFagi1.1, whole genome shotgun sequence:
- the LOC134666938 gene encoding trypsin-3-like, with amino-acid sequence MAVFGFSLIATTVITLCCALELILGHWWGSEDFNNRIVGGQEAWIEDHPYRVFYMVNNLYFCGGFIVSEIHILTAAHCALNVDPTKVVLRAGSASRKNGTIIPIAEVIPHPKYNDTKFDKDVAVMRTVEPIMYSDTIQPIPLPKLRRPMRGGTKVMVSGWGATKEGTSLFPARLMDVEIPVVYHTVCLASYPGILTENMWCGGNYFLGGQGTCQGDSGSAAIQDGMAVGIVSFARGCARPLSPTVFANIAAPAIRNFIEEHTGL; translated from the exons ATGGCCGTGTTCGGGTTCAGTTTAATTGCTACAACTGTGATTACGTTATGTTGTGCATTAG AGCTTATTTTGGGTCACTGGTGGGGTTCCGAAGACTTTAACAACAGGATAGTGGGAGGACAAGAAGCCTGGATAGAGGACCATCCGTACCGGGTTTTCTACATGGTGAACAACTTATACTTCTGTGGAGGATTCATTGTCAGCGAGATACACATACTGACGGCAGCTCATTGTGCTCTGAA TGTGGACCCAACAAAAGTGGTACTTCGAGCTGGTAGCGCTTCCCGAAAGAATGGAACCATAATACCCATAGCAGAAGTCATCCCCCATCCTAAATATAACGATACCAAATTCGACAAGGATGTTGCGGTCATGAGGACTGTGGAGCCAATTATGTACTCTGACACCATACAGCCAATACCGCTTCCGAAGCTTCGGCGACCTATGAGAGGAGGTACTAAGGTTATGGTGAGCGGCTGGGGGGCAACCAAG GAAGGCACGTCTTTGTTTCCAGCAAGGCTGATGGACGTCGAGATTCCCGTGGTGTACCACACAGTCTGCCTCGCGTCCTATCCGGGGATTCTGACTGAAAACATGTGGTGTGGAGGCAACTACTTCTTAGGTGGCCAGGGTACTTGTCAA GGTGATTCCGGTAGTGCCGCGATCCAAGACGGTATGGCGGTGGGTATCGTGTCGTTCGCTCGCGGCTGCGCGCGGCCACTCTCGCCGACCGTGTTTGCGAACATCGCTGCGCCTGCCATACGGAACTTCATCGAGGAACACACTGGCCTTTGA